The proteins below come from a single Cryptococcus neoformans var. neoformans JEC21 chromosome 14 sequence genomic window:
- a CDS encoding hydrolase, putative yields the protein MIPPLDDSSLVKAADKAWWKSATVYQVYPASFCDHADAGHGTLLGILTKVDYLQSLGVDIVWLSPIYESPQADMGYDISNYRQIDKRYGSLEDWDRLLAALHQRGMKLVMDLVVNHTSDQHPWFKESRSSRDNPKRDWYIWRPPRYNEKNERIPPNNWKGTFGQGSAWEFDETTNEYYLHLFLKEQPDLNWENPQVRAEVYDLMHWWLKRGADGFRMDVINFIAKAPGLPDAPVIDPGRTYQSFGMMSINRPEVHGWLKEMNRAVLSHYDCFAVGECPGDEAVVSYAPYSVPHNKELQMVFHFHHQSFDRAAGGLGRVHNPDWKLSELKRVFNTWQIDLENHDQPRIISRMASDHPSDRARCAKLLAMFHCSLGGTIYVYQGQELGMINVPRGWGLVEYKDVETIQNSEAEVQHRQVICGHANPDISDLLESNRITARDNGRTPMQWDSSLNAGFSKGEPWMRIHDDYREGWNAAAQVNDPDSAWSFWKQMLRLRKKYDAMIYGDFIALDESNEETYAYIREHPPSGQKLLVVLNLSRGNDGRGAPSTFVLPCGLDTSGSKLLISNGEVQEGQRIEGNILLGPWEGRIYLL from the exons ATGATTCCCCCGCTCGACGACTCGTCCCTGGTGAAGGCCGCGGATAAAGCCTGGTGGAAGTCAGCGACCGTCTATCAAG TCTATCCT GCATCATTCTGTGACCATGCCGATGCAGGCCACGGCACCCTCCTCGGCATCCTCACCAAGGTGGACTACCTGCAATCACTGGGAGTCGACATCGTTTGGCTTTCTCCTATATACGAGTCCCCCCAGGCAGATATGGG CTATGACATTTCTAACTACCGTCAGATCGATAAGCGGTACGGCTCGCTTGAGGATTGGGATAGACTACTGGCTGCGCTTCACCAACGAGGCATGAAACTTGTTATGGACTTGGTTGTGAACCACACCTCAGATCAG CACCCATGGTTCAAAGAGTCGCGCAGTTCCCGAGACAATCCCAAGAGGGATTGGTACATTTGGCGGCCACCTCGATACAATGAGAAGAACGAGAGGATCCCCCCGAATAACTGGAAAGGCACTTTCGGCCA GGGATCAGCGTGGGAATTCGACGAGACCACCAACGAGTACtacctccatctcttcctcaaggaACAGCCCGACCTTAACTGGGAGAACCCTCAGGTCAGGGCCGAGGTTTATGATCTTATGCACTGGTGGCTCAAGAGGGGTGCCGATGGGTTCCGTATGGACGTA ATCAACTTTATCGCCAAGGCACCCGGTCTGCCAGATGCGCCGGTCATCGACCCGGGACGGACGTATCAGTCGTTTGGGATGATGTCGATAAACCGTCCAGAGGTGCATGGATGGCTGAAAGAAATGAATCGCGCGGTACTCTCACACTATGATTGCTTCGC CGTGGGAGAATGTCCAGGTGACGAGGCCGTAGTGTCATATGCCCCTTATTCTGTGCCCCACAATAAGGAGCTACAGATGGTCTTTCATTTTCACCA TCAGAGCTTCGATAGGGCGGCTGGCGGGCTGGGACGAGTTCACAATCCTGATTGGAAGCTGTCCGAGTTGAAAAGGGTCTTCAACACCTGGCAGATCGA TCTTGAGAATCACGACCAGCCTCGGATCATCTCCCGGATGGCATCTGACCATCCTTCGGACAGGGCACGGTGTGCGAAGCTATTGGCGATGTTCCATTGCTCCCTTGGCGGTACAATATACGTTTATCAAGGGCAGGAGCTCGGGATGATCAATGTTCCGCGTGGCTGGGGACTGGTGGAGTACAAAGATGTCGAGACTATTCAAAACTCTGAGGCCGAGGTGCAGCATCGACAAGTGATATGCGGCCATGCGAATCCGGACATATCCGACTTGCTTGAGAGCAACCGCATTACAGCTAGGGACAACGGTCGCACTCCCATGCAG TGGGACTCAAGTCTGAATGCCGGGTTCTCAAAGGGCGAGCCGTGGATGCGTATACACGATGACTACCGCGAGGGCTGGAACGCTGCCGCTCAGGTTAATGATCCGGACTCGGCATGGTCTTTCTGGAAGCAGATGCTCCGCCTGAGAAAGAAGTACGACGCCATGATATACG GCGACTTCATCGCGCTGGACGAGTCGAACGAGGAAACTTACGCATATATCCGCGAGCACCCTCCGAGCGGGCAGAAGctcctcgtcgtcctcaATCTTTCCCGCGGAAATGACGGTCGTGGTGCACCCTCGACTTTTGTGCTCCCATGCGGGCTCGATACAAGCGGCAGCAAGCTATTGATCTCTAATGGCGAGGTACAAGAGGGCCAGCGAATCGAGGGGAATATACTTTTGGGCCCATGGGAAGGCAGGATCTACCTCTTATGA